CGCTGTGATGATGCACTACTGTCACTACAGGAGTTTGTTGGTGTGGGAGACTGCATAGATGATATGTCAGGTTGTCAGTAGAGCAACATAAACTAGACAAAAACTGTAAACCAAAAAAGCTAATATTACACTAGAAATCAGTACAAGTCCTAAATAAAATCAGCATAGACATACAGGTAAAATTTTACTTAGTATAGAGGTTGGGATAGGTGCAAACCATTTTGACAGGGTGGAGCAATGCTTATGTATGAAGCAAGTTCCTTCAACTGCTTCCTTGTCCAACTTCAGATCCAATGAATTGTGGGTTCCATGTGTACATGCAACAAGAGGATAAAGCAATCACTTAGTATGATTATCACAGCAAAAAACAATGTACACTGTAAATAAGCTTCAAACAATTCCATGGCTGACTGAATGTGGCCATCAACAATCATCCATCAAAACCACAGTCCATCAAATAAAAATGAACTATTAAGGCATGCTGAACTAATGCAGGTAATTCCAGGAGAATAATTCTATGTGCATTGACTCTAAACAACAGCAAAGTAGCATATCTCCCTAATCGAACTTGACAGGAAGAGCACATTGGGTGGCCGAGCAGAGAGAGGGCGTTGGGGGTTGAAGCAGCAGTAACCTCTGTCGCGAATGGCGGTTGGGAGGGGCTGGATCCGCGTCGCCTCGTTGCCGAgcgaggagaatggcggcgacggcgagcgaggacagtggcggcggcgggctagggcaggacCGTCGCAGCGAAGGCGAGCGAGGacaatggcggcgacggcgggcgaggagactggcggcgacggcgggcgaggagagtggcggcggcgggcgagggcAGGatgatggcggcgacggcgagcgaggagaatggcggcgacggcgagcgaggagactGGCGgaggcgggctagggcaggagaatggcggcgacggcgagcgaggagaatggcggcgacggcgagcgaggagagtggcggcgggctagggcaggagaAAGAGCGGCGAAAGGGATTTCTTTGAAATATGTATTGTCCCCTGATGACCACTTTGTAACGGGCTTTGTGGTAAAGCCCGTTACTGATGTCAGACAGTAAGTAACGGTCGTTGTAGTAAAGTCCGTTACTGACGTATAACTAGTAACGGGCTTTGAGTTAACGTCCGTTACTGATGTGAGACAATAAGTAACGGTCGTTGCAGTGAAGCCCGATACTGACTAATATTTAGTAACGGGCGTTTTGGTAACGTCCGTTACTGACGTATAAGTAACGGGTGTTTTGTCAGCAGACTAAAGCTCACTTGCTGAACTGATGCAGAATATGTAcagaatatatatataactgGTGCAGAACATGTATAGTATGTCTGGAGAATATATAGACATcatatattacaaaaaggatTCAAATTCCACCAATACACAACCTATATTACAAAAAGGATTGAACTTCCACCTACACACATCCTACATTACAAAATTAGGATTCAGCAGACATCACTCTGATGGCTTTTTCTTTGATTTCTGGATATGGATTTTTTCATGATGGTCGGTTCGCAAGTACGGTGTTTTGTCAGTTGCCACGAGTCGGGGCATGTATGAAGTGTCAAAGGATGGAATTTCATCAAACTGGTTGTATTCCTCCTCGTCAACAACATTGGCAATCCCAACAATCCTTTTTTTTCCAGGCATAACCACACACCAGTTCTTCCTTGCAAGGTCAGGTACATAGAACACTTGCTCAACATCCTTGGCGAAAACAAACGGTTCGTCTTTGTAACCAAAGACCCGCAGATCAACACTAACAAACCCATATTTATCCTTGCTCACACCTCTCTTCCCATTGACCCATCTGCACCGAAACAAGGCTACCTTGAAACCTACATAatcaagctcccatatctcctctatttgACCATAGTATGTGGCTGCCTGCATGTCATTGTCGACGGCCCGTACACGCACACCACTGTTTTGATAGACGCTCTTGGCATCCTGGGCCAtggtgtagaacgtgtatccattGATATCCATTGCTTGGTATGTTGTAACAGTGAATAATGGCCCCACTGCTAGTTTCGTTATCAGATTGTCGGTTACAGCTGCGCTGCATCTCTGGACATAATCTCGGAGCCACCAGCTGAAGCATTGCATGTGCTTCTTTGCAACCCAAGCCTCACTACGGGCAGGGTTTTCTTCACGTAGTTGTTGCATGTGCTCGTTGGCAAATGGTGTAATCAGGTCAATCTGTTGTATCACGGTGAAATGAGCCATGTTGAAGGCATCTGGATCCGGAGTGATTGACTTTTTCCCCATGGTCCCAACACCTGCAAGCCTACCTTCATGCCGTGAATGAGGCACACCAATGGGGTTTTGGGGGTCCATATAACCCATGGCCCACTCCACTGCTTCGATGGTCCCATAGCCACGAACCATGGCTCCCTCCGGAAATGACCGGTTATGTACCAATGATTTGAGGAATCCAAAGTACCTCTCATATGGAAACATCTGATGAAGGTAAGATGGGCCAAGGAACCAAATCTCCCTCGCGAGGTGTGCTGTTAGATGGATCATGAGATCAAAGAATGTTGGTGGGAAGGTAGCTTCAAGCATGCATAGGGTCTCGAAATGCCTCCTCTCTAACTTCAATAGTTCTTCCTCATCAATCACCTTCTGTTCTATTGCATtgaagaataaacacaagctcGTGACCGTGTCGCGAACCTGTACTGTCTTGATACCTCTAAGTGCAACAGGAAGAAGAGCTGTCATCAACACATGGCAATCATGAGATTTCATCAAGTTGAAATTCATTTTCATGTCCTTCACCGACACTAGCCTCTTGAAGTTCGATGAGTAGCCTGAAGGTACTTtcaaaccatgcaaaaactcACAGAATTCTTTTCTCTCTGTCTTTGACAAGGTGGTTGCAGCGACGGGAAGGTCCGTCCCCGTGTCTGTTTCCTCTGCATAGAGCTCCGGCCTAATGCCCATATCTTTAAGATCCTcccttgcatttttatgatcttTTCCTTTCAACTTCTGTTGTAGCAATGTTCCACAAATGCTTTCACACACATTCTTCTTGACGTGCATGTTGTCAATCGAATGACGCACATCCAACAGCTCCCAATACTCTAGCTCCCATAGAATTGATTTCTTGTTCCAAATTCCTttcccatcttcttcttcttcaccatcTCGTTTCTTTCTTTTGACAAGGATTTTTTCAGTCATTTTGGGTAACTCCTCGATAGTTTTGATGTCCTTGACTTGCAAGAGGATCAGATCTCCAGTCACATGCAGAGGCGCCGCTCCATGCTCCTTTTCCCCATTAAACTGACAATCCATCTCCCGGTAGGGATGTTTCTTGCTGAGGAAACGACGGTGCCCCATAAATGCAAATTTCTTTGAATTTCTTAGCCACAATGAGCAAGTTTCTTCCAAGCAGTGCGGGCAAGCTGCACCTTTCCTTTTACTCTGGCCGGAGAGGTTGCGATGAGCCGGGTTGTCGTTGATGGTGGTGAACAACATGGCGTGCAATGTGAACTCCTCACGCCCGAACTCATCCCAAACCTCCTTCACACCAGGCTTCCAAAGTGTCTTCAAGTCATCAACTAGTGGCCTCAAGTAGACATCAATACGGTCGCCAGGTTGCTTTGGCCCAGAGATCAATATTGTCAGCATCATGTATTTCCGTTTCTTGCATAGCCAGGGTGGAAGGTTGCACATTGACAGCACGAcaggccaggtgctatgtgttGAACTCTGGTTACCGAAAGGGTTAACGCCATCTGTGCTCATAGCGAACCGAAGGTTTCTGCAATCATCAGCAAACCACTTAAAGTGGGAATCAATGTTACCCCATTGTGCTGCATCTGCGGGGTGCCTAAGCTTGTCATTTTCCTTCTTTCGGCCTTCCTTATGCCAACGCAAGAGTTGGGCCTCCTTTCTTGTGGCGAACCATCTTTTCAACCGGGGAATGATGGGAAAATACCATGCCACCCTCACAGGACCCCCTCTGTTAACCTTCTTCTTGCCTCCGATCTCCACGGGCACGTTCCCGTCATCAGCATTATCGTCTCCACCATCTTTTTTCCTCTTGTACCGATCACACCCACACTTGGGGCACTTGTCAAGGTCTGCATAGTCTCCATGGAACAATACACAACTGTTCTTGCATGCATGAATTTTTTCAACCTCTATTCCCAGAGGACAGATTATCTTCTTTGCCTCATAGACAGACTCGGCTACTTGGTTTCCCTCAGGTAGCATGTCTCTAAGCAGATCCAATAGTTGTTTGAAACTTTTGTTGCTCCAACCATGATCTGCCTTAAGCTGCAGAAGTTTTAGATCACCAGAAAGGCGAGAGTACTTCTGGCAACCAGGATAGAGGGGTTTCTTTGAATCTTCAATGAACTGCTTCAGCCTCGCTAATTCAGAAGTTGTGTACACTCCTTGAAACTCAACATCCCGCACCATTTGATCAACATTGTGCACACGTTGCAACACCTCACCATCATCGAAGCCCGTAACTTCTTGATCAGTCATATCATCAGGCCTCCTAACAAAGGGTGGGAATGGTTCATTTTCCTCAAAAACTCCACCTTCAACAAGGGCTTCATGATGGCATCGCGCTGCCCCTTCATTAAGGCCTTGACCATGGTGTCGCGCTTCACCTTCATTTAGGCATCCTGCTTCGACTTCATTAAGGCCTTCCTCACCATGTTTGTTCCAACACGTGTAATTTTTTGTGAAACCACGTGTGATCAAATGATGAAAAATGTTGTCCCGTTGTCCGAACTTCTTCTGGTTGAGACAATCTATACAGGGGCAATACATTGCCTGAACACCACGGTTTCTCATATCCGCCTCTGCTTGACCTAGAAAACCATTGACCCCGGTTATGAAATTGTCCCAATCTCGGGGCTGTCTGTACATCCAAACCCGATCAGCAGCTGCCATCTACAAGTTCAATGAACAAGGGCAATTTCCATACATCAAATGAGCATAATTCATCACCAAAACCGATGAGTAAGAGGATTAGGACAGCAAACTTCAATAAAACGGGGCAATTTCCACCTTGAGGAGGACCGTCTACGAGCGCgcccgaggaggaggcggcgtcgcggccgcggccgcggcgatggagtggaagaagggcTGCTGCTTtggacgacggcgacggcgcggagGACACCGCGGTCGACGTCCGCCGGCACCTTCGGTGACGCCGGCgcggaggcagcagcagcaggacacgtccagcagcagcgccgccgcgctccagcttgacggcggtggaggagcgCGGCCGAGGaagcgccggtcgcggcgacggcgcgggagGACGCCCCCCGGCTGCTGCGCCTGTCACTTCGGTAATGGGCATCAACGGATCACACAAGTAACACCGCTCTATCGGTAACGGGCATCAAATGGTCATCGGTAACGCGCGTTACGAAAGGCGACAGGTCGTAACGGTCCTTAAACGACCGTTACCGATAAGACAGTGATCGGTAACGGACATTAAGGGACCGTTACCGATAGTACACTTTTCGTAACGGACACACTTTAACGCCCGTTACAAAGTTTTGGTGTAACGGTCCTTCATCACGGCCGATACCAGAAGACATCATCGGTAACGGGCGTTGTGGTGGCGAGTTCGGGGTCAAGCCTGCAGCGCTTATGGGTAACGGGTGCCAAACAACAACCGTTACAGATGTTGCGGGTTGTAACGGGCTACAAGTGTCCGTTACAAATGCTGCGTGACCTATTTGAGGTTTTCACGTAGTGTTAAATTGGTGatttagttccttttagaataaaaatccAATAAAACTCCAGTAAATATATCAAATATCATTCTGTGCTTAGTAAATTTTGTAGCTCCTATTTTGAACTATCTTGCACTGTAAAAAAAATTGTTTAAGTTAAAtatattgtttaattaagtagGTTGTTCCAATTATCTATGGTATAAactatctagagtaatgttatttcaattaaaccctcTTAGGGTAAtgttcataagtattaatttaattttactaaattacaatttgtctaaaattaattcaaggttaaccataattaaataataacctaaagttaattacaatgtttaactaataaaataaatagaaattgctaagtgtgtgtagtgttgcttaaggtaattagatacgcTACCTAATCtagttaaattggatgtttagggtaaccccccggttgcctaacgagactagttagtttagttagtactcgataaatgactacccagtacagggtagttaagttgattgtcaaaatgtaatatcctttatttagattgcaactttatcgtgaactgaactacaaatgtatggatccattaaacttcattttgcatatcatgtagactcgaccactctcgccgacgggaattatcagctgattccggaacaagaagaaggtttttctgaagaccctgggactcttgttgcggatttctctgaagctccgaaccaaggttcggaagaaaatatttggactaaccccaaccccaccagcgaaggcaagccccggacataacccctactttactacactgcaacctatattatgtACATATAtttgtatgcattaagttcttaggagttgtttggaaaacttagttgcattattctaggaaccaatgtaatgaacactagaattggagtccgactagttgctctgcttataggaccggtagaagtcgagtgattttctgtcactcgcgcgatataggagttataatgtttacattcctgttatcactataaggatgacggacgggagttttatgagttatcatggtcaagatgatatcccgtctgttttgatgaatttgataaggtcgcagtgtgtggtagcggtggttaagcgtttgaaagtactagccacatgccgtgaaatatggtaagcggtaagcctagtaaccgatcggcccgaggagtggacataccccccaccacatgtatttgcttcttttggttactttgttcgacgtgtaggcatatgtgttgctgggcaaccaggagtacggggtttgtagtcgcactacagacgtacttcctgcactttggatgtgcatatgacctgcagtcgcttgtggtggccctgatccacgagtcggaatgaaaggcaaacggtcgcTTCGGGataaccctgtggtattccaagcgtgtgagttaggtttaccttgcaagggttgaatctcgattcagaatcgtccgcctctcacgatgtatgagactgcttattccctttaccacatagagtaacaagagtaattatgtgattatctaagatgatgtttgaataaagattctatcatgtttgactagttgtaggtgcttacttagaatggttaatcaactagaacctgaaagttaaaagttgaaaataaggatctaccctttgttgcttttcagctgaaaactttacccaaagctaaaagccatcatgagtctagttatgggctaagatatacccaattccgggtaagtcttgctgagtattagtatactcagccttgcttttgttgatttaatccaggtaatctccctgatgagccagctttcattacaccgtggccctaccctttgcctgatggttggtccgtggaatgggatccgtccccggctaacactgattccgccgagtgatattatgccagggctagcataatatctgtaaagacgacgtgtataatggctacACTTTTCAAAATTTCGATGCTTTGACTAAAAAcaaaaacctgtcttgtaataatctctcctctgtgggagctaatgatgttttgtatactgttgtaatgtaactgcctgtggtgtaagatattttggcattgtatctctggactcatcttcgtgtgaggtaccttgttggatcctgagttcggtggtttatcgggacgttacccgacagaccaatggttttataccgtttgaagtacgaggtagcccttgggtgaggactcgcgtacttgagtcggtataattcaggttggttctgccacagctggtatcagagctaacaagtgtaccctggagatataattagccctaaaaagtaatttttagtataaaaattgattaatcaagtaattgcgaactacgttggttcgttaaggattatgtatagtacgtaagccctagggtaatgcttataagggaaatagaggtggctataatatatgtatatataactctaattacCAGCATTacgtttctgtcaaaacttaaatttttgcacaacccaaccttacattctgtaacgacacctacgaacggaggtaagaaggtaaggatcctcagccaactgagggagcttggccttcctgtcggtgatgcgaaccgaacgctgtttctcaagcagtggcctacttgagatgctgccaatgtaccaaccttggttgactacattgggagtatatggttcggcgcagggtatggcgatcgctgttcatacccccgcattttgcggtacctcccgtgaatacgttatctaataacgtatgttaacgttgtctgtacggcggtaattgtacagatgctgtttctatagtaaacagtaatgaatggggacgctttcatgacatgctggcatgaaaggttcattggatatatatatgcattgttgttttctgcaggtacactaaccacgattccgaaactaggacggattggatttatcgactagttaatagtgagagacgtattatattgtgccaccgaaactaaccacgtaagaccaagattacttggcagttacttttggttgtgagatcgattagtacgtgcatgcataatccattaatcaactaaattgaacgtttaaattgatgcttcttaaagaaataggcaacatgttggtatttcttaatttgggtaagtagaatctttagttgggtatcttaggtatccatctgatttccagcctttgctgttatcagaattagctatcttaatccattttaccttgtaaaatttttcaacagggtaaaaatatcttaccatttgcattgttgttgcagatggctgctcctgctaataccttttgggatcaggaggggcactttcacaccaatggtttacattgggaagggtttcctcgtcttttgtgggaatccttgagcatgtttcattatacagagcctcctctgtatgatggggtagagtatcgggaagaaggagttccccgctgcagggttaaaatgataattcctcaacaccctttccgctccttatggccccccatagaagtggaagtggttggatatcgtctagtggatactcttgaaactgctgctttagaaggtgtcaaactcttctgcaatcaacatccgattgaagttgctgcatatcctattgggttatttcctaccatagacccgggtaattcggactgggattttcggacagatcatcatggtcatctgctaggggatctggctgaagaaaccgtccgtatggttaccaggttcatggatgtgcaatatcaatatcaaatgctactgcgtcagggagtaagtcagataactggtgtggctcaaagccactatcggaacgctgaccatcaagtaacccaaatagaagaattacaagctttggtgactcagaaggatgaaattattgcagcaagagatgagacaatcctccatcgtgaagatcagatcaatgagagtgatcatattatcactcagcgtggcactgttattgagttcctacaggcacaaattcatgatctgatacttgtggctgatgatgcccaagctcacattgaggaattgcagcagcaaccgatacttcccgctatacccatagtacctgaagaagaagaagaagaccccgaagagattgagggtgtttcagagattgactctgagcatggggatccagttcttagtccctatcactcttcttctggcagtcaatcttctgtaggcaacttcgacgatttttagtttagtaaatcgtcgactatttAGATGTAACTCAGGGGGAGTGTAATGACTTaaggagtatgtaacttagctagatctcatgccaattgttgtaacatagatggcctgcgtagagatctttcggatgtacgatgcggaaaacaaaagaaccaatattgtaatataagtttcctgttttatcatcttgttcattatccttatggttctgaaatgagatgattgaatggagtatgtgctttgtttatatcttctgaaattaggagtaaggctatatggttaatgatggacatctcctttgtttcagatggttggggccacacgcggaacaccggaaggtttccgggctgatcaggccagcggttctcaacaaccgccaccacctcctcccaaccttgccgaagtcatggctcggcaaacggagttgcttaatttgctggtacaagcccagcaaaaccagcagcatcaattccgaggaagtcgtgatgatcgtaatcctcctgtggctagttaccaagatttcctcagtacccaaccgcctttcttcagtaaggccgaggaaccattggatgccgatgcctggctccatattattgaatcaaagttcgctctcctgaccataccatgtgcggactctagcaaagcttcctttgctgctcaacaacttcgtggtgctgctcgaatctggtgggacaatttttatgccatgcaacctgcagggcatgtcatcacatgggatgaattccgggtcgctttccgagcgcattatattcccgcaggattattggagcgaaagcttaacgagttcctggctcttacacaaggtgccaacatagttttgcaatacgcacagaatttcaatcatctgtgccagtatgcagggtatcatgcagataatgataccaagaagcaagatcgttttcgccgaggccttaacaccaaactcaaggaacgcctgaaccttgtgagggctaatactttcagtgagttggtcaatatggccttaactcaagaagactgcattgtggcgcattatgccgagaagaagcggaagaaccctgctggaccctcgagtgctcaaccaccgaggtatcgggttgtttccaatacgccgcccagggcaccacaacgcaatgctcctacgggtagattggtttttaggccgcctcagcagcaaggaaggtacagacctcctgtgcccccgcaacaagcacaacaatctggccaacggccaaataatcagcaagtgccacagaaaggcagtaattatcgctgcttcaattgcgggagtgcggaccatttcatccgagattgtccgcggctcaagaagcctaatcccgggcaaagctctactcaagggaaccagaacaagggcaagaagccggtgatgcaagtccgtcaaggacggattaacttcaccactctggtagaacttccagatggagctcccgtcatgtcgggtacattttctatttaccataaaccagttgttactttatttgattctggagcaacacatagctttattagtaacaactgtggtacccgactaggacttgaatcttattctatccaggggtcatatatgatctctacccctggaggaaaaatcacctccaaccaaatgagtagaaatgtgccacttcagttaggtagtaaagaaatcaaaactgatttggttttgctcagTCTAGAGgatattgatgttatacttgggacagactggatgactaagcatcgagtccagttagatatctgttcccgagtggttgaaatcaattcaccatactatgggattaccaccctttatctgcctcagccagagtatctgcacccctgcatttatgctatcacagatatcaaagtcaaggatattcctatagtatgtgaataccccgatgtctttcccgatgATCTGCtgggaatgccaccagatagagacatcgagttcaccattgaacttcaaccgggcactgctccaatttctaaaaggccgtatcgcatgcctccaaatgaattggcagaactgaaaattcaactacaagatcttcttgataagggttatatacgccccagtgcttcaccttggggttgttctgctctctttgtcaagaagaaagacgatagtctgagactatgtgtcgactaccgtccactcaatgcggttaccatcaaaaataagtatcctcttccccgcattgatatcttgttcgatcaactagctggagcaaaggtcttttccaagattgacttacgctctggttatcatcagatcaagatcaggcctagtgacattccaaaaacggccttctcaaccagatatggactttatgaatatctggttatgtcattcggacttactaatgcaccggcatatttcatgtatctcatgaattctgtatttatgccggagctcgataaatttgttgtggtcttcatagatgatattctgatctactccagaaccaaagaagaccatgctaatcatttacgtgtcgttcttcaacgactacgggatcatcgcctttatgccaaattttcaaaatgtgaattttggctggatagtgtgaaatttttgggacatactatctctagtcaaggcatatcggttgatccaactaaagttcaagaagttatggactggaatcctcccacttcagtccatcaaatacgaagtttccttggattagcaggatattatcgccgattcattccagacttctccaagatagctaaacccatgactgagctacttaagaaagaagttaagttccgttgggatgataagtgtgaggaagcatttcacactttgagaaaacttctgacgactgctccagtactagctcagccagatagtacccagccttttgatgtctactgtgacgcttctggaattggccttggttgtgtccttatgcaaaacaaccgggttattgcttatgcttcccgagcacttcgaactcatgagcaaaattatccaacacatgatcttgaattggcagcagttattcatgctcttaagatctggagacatcatcttatgggtgctaagtgtaacatttacactgaccataagagcctcaagtatattttcactcaagctgatctaaatatgaggcaaaggcgttggttagagttgatcaaagattatgaccttgaggtacactatcatccgggcaaagccaatgtggttgcggatgcacttagccgcaaagcacactgtcattgtttatccatagcaactttcagtgacactctttgccatcagatgagaaaactcaatttagagatcattcctcaaggtagtctgaatctgttatctattgaatccactctccaagataaaatcatT
Above is a genomic segment from Panicum hallii strain FIL2 chromosome 8, PHallii_v3.1, whole genome shotgun sequence containing:
- the LOC112903640 gene encoding uncharacterized protein LOC112903640, which gives rise to MTDQEVTGFDDGEVLQRVHNVDQMVRDVEFQGVYTTSELARLKQFIEDSKKPLYPGCQKYSRLSGDLKLLQLKADHGWSNKSFKQLLDLLRDMLPEGNQVAESVYEAKKIICPLGIEVEKIHACKNSCVLFHGDYADLDKCPKCGCDRYKRKKDGGDDNADDGNVPVEIGGKKKVNRGGPVRVAWYFPIIPRLKRWFATRKEAQLLRWHKEGRKKENDKLRHPADAAQWGNIDSHFKWFADDCRNLRFAMSTDGVNPFGNQSSTHSTWPVVLSMCNLPPWLCKKRKYMMLTILISGPKQPGDRIDVYLRPLVDDLKTLWKPGVKEVWDEFGREEFTLHAMLFTTINDNPAHRNLSGQSKRKGAACPHCLEETCSLWLRNSKKFAFMGHRRFLSKKHPYREMDCQFNGEKEHGAAPLHVTGDLILLQVKDIKTIEELPKMTEKILVKRKKRDGEEEEDGKGIWNKKSILWELEYWELLDVRHSIDNMHVKKNVCESICGTLLQQKLKGKDHKNAREDLKDMGIRPELYAEETDTGTDLPVAATTLSKTERKEFCEFLHGLKVPSGYSSNFKRLVSVKDMKMNFNLMKSHDCHVLMTALLPVALRGIKTVQVRDTVTSLCLFFNAIEQKVIDEEELLKLERRHFETLCMLEATFPPTFFDLMIHLTAHLAREIWFLGPSYLHQMFPYERYFGFLKSLVHNRSFPEGAMVRGYGTIEAVEWAMGYMDPQNPIGVPHSRHEGRLAGVGTMGKKSITPDPDAFNMAHFTVIQQIDLITPFANEHMQQLREENPARSEAWVAKKHMQCFSWWLRDYVQRCSAAVTDNLITKLAVGPLFTVTTYQAMDINGYTFYTMAQDAKSVYQNSGVRVRAVDNDMQAATYYGQIEEIWELDYVGFKVALFRCRWVNGKRGVSKDKYGFVSVDLRVFGYKDEPFVFAKDVEQVFYVPDLARKNWCVVMPGKKRIVGIANVVDEEEYNQFDEIPSFDTSYMPRLVATDKTPYLRTDHHEKIHIQKSKKKPSE